One genomic segment of Theobroma cacao cultivar B97-61/B2 chromosome 6, Criollo_cocoa_genome_V2, whole genome shotgun sequence includes these proteins:
- the LOC18595441 gene encoding pentatricopeptide repeat-containing protein At3g14730 yields the protein MNKRAIFPKPSINKRNNKPKSLCPFCCSSSKFSSSSSPTPQCYTLSTCIASIQSCSHQKNLTGGKQLHAYMLRNGFLHASPASLTSLINMYSKCNQMTHALSLFQTTIQNPNIFSFNAIISGFVTNEDPLKGLNFYREMRVLGVLPDKYTFPCLLKGCCDIMEVLEVRKIHGLVFKLSLDLDLYVGSGLVKCYLKFLFTEDAEKVFDELLVRDVVLWNAMVNGYAQVGRFDEALGMFRKMCLEGVEMSSFTVTGVLSVFAMIGDFENGRAVHGVVMKMGYDSSITVSNALIDMYGKCKFVGEALEIFKMMAERDIFSWNSIMSVHVQCGDHDETLRLFGRMLRDGIRPDLITLTTVFPSCTQMAALMHGRVIHGYMIINGLSKDGNSEDIGDVLINNGIMDMYAKCGSMREAYLVFDKMSHKDVASWNILIMGYGMHGFGSEAMDMFSLMCESDFKPDDVTFVGVLSACSHGGFVSLGRQILGQMKSRYGVVPTIEHYTCVVDMLGRAGQLEEAYQLALTSPTEANAVVWRALLAACRLHGNSDMAEVAAKHVFQLEPEHCGSYVLMSNVYVAAGKYEEVLDVRNMMRQQNVRKLPGCSWIELKNGVHAFINGDCTHPGSSSIYDGLHSLTALLHEHDYVPDL from the coding sequence CCAAATTTTCTTCCTCATCATCACCCACACCACAGTGTTACACTCTCTCCACATGCATTGCCTCTATCCAATCATGTTCCCACCAAAAAAACCTCACGGGAGGCAAGCAACTCCACGCTTACATGCTCAGAAATGGCTTCCTTCACGCCTCCCCCGCATCCCTCACGAGCCTCATCAACATGTATTCCAAGTGCAACCAAATGACCCATGCCCTTTCCTTATTCCAAACCACCATTCAAAACCCgaatatcttttcttttaatgcGATAATTTCTGGGTTTGTCACAAATGAAGATCCCTTAAAAGGGTTAAACTTTTACAGGGAAATGAGGGTTCTTGGTGTTCTCCCTGATAAATACACGTTTCCCTGTTTGCTTAAAGGTTGTTGTGATATTATGGAGGTTTTAGAGGTTAGGAAGATACATGGGTTGGTGTTTAAACTAAGTTTGGACTTAGATTTGTATGTGGGTAGTGGTTTGGTTAAGTGTTATTTGAAGTTTTTATTCACGGAGGATGCCGAGAAAGTCTTTGATGAATTGCTTGTGAGAGATGTTGTGCTCTGGAATGCTATGGTTAATGGGTATGCTCAGGTTGGGCGGTTTGATGAGGCATTGGGAATGTTCAGAAAGATGTGTTTAGAGGGGGTTGAGATGAGTAGTTTCACGGTTACGGGTGTTTTATCGGTTTTTGCAATGATAGGGGATTTTGAGAATGGGAGGGCAGTTCATGGGGTTGTCATGAAAATGGGGTATGATTCAAGTATTACAGTGTCAAATGCTTTGATTGATATGTATGGGAAGTGTAAGTTTGTTGGTGAAGCATTGGAGATTTTCAAAATGATGGCTGAGAGGGATATTTTTTCATGGAATTCGATTATGTCTGTTCATGTACAATGTGGTGATCATGATGAAACGTTGAGACTTTTTGGTAGAATGTTAAGGGATGGCATTCGGCCTGACTTGATCACTTTGACCACTGTGTTTCCTTCTTGCACTCAGATGGCAGCATTGATGCATGGTAGGGTGATTCATGGCTATATGATTATTAATGGGTTGTCAAAAGATGGAAATTCTGAAGATATTGGTGATGTTCTTATTAACAATGGTATTATGGATATGTATGCAAAATGTGGGAGTATGAGAGAGGCTTACTTGGTATTTGATAAGATGAGCCATAAGGATGTTGCATCCTGGAACATTTTGATCATGGGTTATGGCATGCATGGTTTTGGAAGTGAGGCAATGGATATGTTTTCACTCATGTGCGAGAGTGATTTTAAGCCTGATGATGTCACATTTGTGGGAGTCCTGTCAGCCTGCAGCCATGGTGGCTTTGTAAGCCTAGGGCGTCAGATCCTGGGGCAAATGAAGTCAAGATATGGTGTTGTTCCAACCATAGAGCATTATACTTGTGTAGTTGACATGCTTGGTCGGGCTGGGCAGCTTGAGGAGGCTTATCAATTGGCACTAACATCACCTACTGAGGCCAATGCAGTTGTATGGAGGGCCTTATTGGCAGCATGCCGGCTTCATGGAAATTCAGATATGGCTGAGGTTGCTGCAAAGCATGTCTTTCAGCTTGAGCCTGAGCATTGTGGTAGTTATGTATTGATGTCCAATGTTTATGTAGCTGCTGGCAAATATGAAGAAGTATTGGATGTTAGAAATATGATGAGGCAACAAAATGTGAGGAAGCTACCAGGGTGTAGCTGGATTGAACTCAAGAATGGAgttcatgcctttattaatggTGATTGTACGCATCCAGGATCAAGCTCTATTTATGATGGATTGCACTCATTGACTGCTTTGTTGCATGAGCATGACTATGTGCCAGATTTATAG